In the Cucurbita pepo subsp. pepo cultivar mu-cu-16 chromosome LG17, ASM280686v2, whole genome shotgun sequence genome, AGGAGCTGTTCCAGAGACGACTGTTAAGAAGGGGAAGGATTATCCTGTTGGGCCCCTGCTGCTTGGATTCTTCATATTCGTTGTCATTGGATCATGTAAGACTAATCCTTTGTtgtgtttatatcatataagTTTTTGCTTCATCTGATATATAGTTTGTAGCTTAAGTTGTGGCTACCTTCTTATAAACCAAGTGTACGAGTTCTAGTTCTAGGCAAGGATTAAAATGGATAAACTCgataaacaaatatttctgtgattaaaaatttatatatacatcTTGATATTggtatttaaatatgtataatcttttatgggtatttataaaagatatgAGAGATATTGATTAATCTTCAATATCAATGTTGAACCCTTTGATTTACggatttatggatattttcaTCCTTGGTTCGAGGTATAGGGTGGAGTCAAGAACAAAGAAGGGAATTAACCTTAGTTTGTCTTAGCttcaaaatagtattttaaaaaaagatctTCAAGTTTTCATCTAACTTGAAAcactttttatgtttttttccaCCTAGTCGAGCTGTCTGAGTTTGATGGTGCATCTTGTAAGCTCTTTTTGTATTCATTTTCAGAGTCGTCAATGCTCCATTCCTTCATTCACATTCGTCTCCTTCCCCTTTTCCACCTCAGTATTGTGAGCTCATAGCTCTAATTTTTTACTAGTCTTTCCCTCACATATTATAAAGACAGTCCCGTAAGCCTTATTGGATCCTAGCTCTCATAACATTTGTCATGTTTTCGTTCTCTGTTGCATATCTAGATCATGCTTCTTGTAAAATTTTGTCCGGGCAGAGTTTCCTGGCCTTGGGATGTGATTTTGCTCCCATGCTACCGAAACATTTTTGATAGAACAGCAAAATTGCCCGTGCGGGATATGTCAATTTGTCGCTTATTATATAGGAGGAAATAGGTTCAAGCTACCCCGTTCGTCTTCCTAAACTTAAGATCATATAGTTTTCTAGGCAACTCAATGTAGTAAGGTTGGCGATAGTGAAATTAATCTAGATGATTGCAAGAGGACTCAACcaagaaaaacagaacaagTACTCTACCGTTTAACTCTTCGACTATACCAGTCAAGTCTTATGTCCTTCACATGTTAGATTATGTCCTCAATAGACGGAATTTATTCACATTGTCTTGCAATATGCGGATGAATTATCTAGGGAGGTCCCATGGTTTTATTACGTTTACCTCGCCATCCTAGAACAACCTGGCATTACCTGTCTTACAGGGTTGTGACATCTTTTTGATCTCGATTGCAAAACAACAAGCAAACTTGTCGTGTTCCAAGGATGATAGATGTATTAACCTTGAAAATCTACGTCGAACCCACCGCTAATACATACATAGTGACAACATTTTCATCTTTGCCATGTTATCCCCCTTTTGTATTCAAAGGGTATTATGAATGTTACTAATCTTTGTTTACTCAACAGCGCTCTTCCAGATAATCAGGACAGCAACAggaggaggaatggcttgATCCGATGCTCTGATTTTGAGAATGGCATTACTGCTCGATCCCGTCCTCCCTTTCGTAGACGACACAGAAGGAAAGGGAAATTCTTCTAAAAAAGGGAATGATTCCACAGTTCGTACGTCCTGTGGATTTCAAGAACTTGATAATAGAATTGTTGGTCCTTTTCCTGCTTTGACATCATATTATTAACAATTGGTTTGgttaaactaatttatttcttcCTTAAATGAAGTTATTTTCTATTGAGTTTTATAGtgtttatttcttgttttcagaacagaattcttttttcttttggaccCGAAGAACACATTTTAACTCAATTCAAAGATTCATTTCGTCATGTGGTCAAAATGACAATGAGTAGGGGATAGTTAAAAAGTCATATTCAGCTCCTTGGAAAAATTGCCAAAAAGCTAAACCCTATTTCACAACAAAGAGACCCAAAAATGGAGACTTTACATGCATTTTTAGCCAAAATTATTGACCCAAAAGAAggttcttcaatttcttttttagccAAAAAAACAGGTTAACTTTGTACACCAAAACCAGAAAAGGTCTAATTTTTTGGGAAAATCTAGTTCATCAAAAGTAAAACTACAAGATCACGAAACACGCAGTTGCACAGAAGGCAAGCGTGGTTAAGAAAGAAAGCTTACACAAGTTAAAACAACAACCAACTTCGTCCATTGAGTGTACATGTCTGCAAAAGCTAAGTTAAGCCACAGCAGTTGGGCAAGGGTAAAATGCAGTGCCGCATGTTATCCATTGTCGCTTCCTCCCGCGAGGCAACACGGGAACCTTCAACCATTCCTTGCTCGTCACGTCGTACGTAACCAATCTGTTCATTTGCCTTGATCTTAAGGACAGCATGAGCAACCCTTTGTTTCCCAAGCAATTCATTCTAACGTGCTTTCCATAAAACTCC is a window encoding:
- the LOC111778866 gene encoding stress-associated endoplasmic reticulum protein 2-like; its protein translation is MTTSRRLADRKVGKFDRNITRRGAVPETTVKKGKDYPVGPLLLGFFIFVVIGSSLFQIIRTATGGGMA